A region of Elusimicrobiota bacterium DNA encodes the following proteins:
- a CDS encoding MarC family protein — MEMFWSVFIPLFVAIDIFGTVPIFLGMMGGVERSRRRKITLQAVLTAFGISLLFLVAGRTIFRLLGITADDFRIGGGLVLLVLAISDLLFSKKTGRDPDESAGVVPLGTPLIIGPAALTTILMLMDHHGGTWTLLSLGANLSLVWLALTFATPLARFFHPAGLKALSKVVHIFLAAIAVMMIRLGVIGLIGLHR, encoded by the coding sequence ATGGAAATGTTCTGGAGCGTGTTCATTCCGCTTTTTGTGGCGATTGATATATTCGGGACGGTGCCGATTTTCCTTGGGATGATGGGGGGGGTTGAAAGATCCCGACGCAGGAAAATTACCCTTCAAGCTGTCCTCACAGCGTTTGGGATTTCCCTTTTATTCTTGGTGGCGGGACGGACGATCTTCCGACTTCTCGGTATCACGGCGGATGATTTCCGCATCGGCGGCGGCCTTGTGCTCTTGGTGCTGGCCATCTCGGACCTGCTGTTTTCGAAAAAAACAGGGCGGGACCCCGACGAAAGCGCCGGGGTGGTGCCCCTGGGAACGCCTCTCATTATCGGTCCGGCCGCTCTGACGACAATTCTCATGCTGATGGACCACCACGGGGGAACCTGGACCCTTTTGTCGTTGGGGGCCAACCTCTCCCTCGTTTGGCTCGCCCTCACTTTTGCAACGCCCCTGGCGCGGTTCTTCCATCCCGCCGGCCTCAAAGCCCTCTCCAAGGTCGTACATATTTTCCTGGCGGCCATCGCCGTCATGATGATTCGCCTGGGGGTCATCGGATTAATCGGCCTTCACCGCTAA